A genomic window from Lactobacillus sp. ESL0677 includes:
- a CDS encoding sigma-70 family RNA polymerase sigma factor: MQLTEAYEQKLIKQIQAGNDDLLVELCYFYRPLINSIKQKYFVRCYDGQDWDQDALIVCYQAAISYEQSKGKFGSYFKTRLYNHARSLLRHDMAYRRRALAQATSLEAATEKGIEQLHQKTTQLAEIPVSEKFTELFAQLSDLEIKTLLIVLGVWHQEEVLQKLQIERVALVRARSRLMQKMRKTLL; this comes from the coding sequence ATGCAATTAACAGAAGCATACGAACAAAAATTAATTAAGCAGATTCAAGCTGGTAATGATGATTTATTGGTAGAATTATGTTACTTTTATCGGCCGTTAATTAATAGTATTAAGCAAAAATACTTTGTGCGTTGTTATGATGGTCAGGATTGGGATCAGGATGCGCTGATTGTGTGCTACCAAGCGGCCATAAGTTATGAGCAGAGCAAGGGTAAGTTTGGCAGTTACTTCAAGACTAGACTTTATAATCATGCTAGGTCACTGCTTCGTCATGATATGGCATATAGGCGGCGCGCGCTTGCGCAGGCAACCTCGCTTGAGGCAGCAACGGAAAAGGGAATCGAGCAATTGCACCAGAAGACAACGCAACTGGCGGAAATTCCAGTTAGTGAAAAATTCACCGAATTATTTGCTCAGCTATCGGATTTAGAAATTAAGACTTTATTAATTGTTTTGGGTGTTTGGCATCAAGAGGAGGTTTTACAGAAATTGCAAATAGAGCGGGTGGCTCTAGTGCGTGCGCGCTCACGATTAATGCAAAAAATGCGTAAGACACTTTTGTGA
- the rlmB gene encoding 23S rRNA (guanosine(2251)-2'-O)-methyltransferase RlmB, which produces MTSIDKDFVFGRHAGVDFLKTQDADRINKVFLQQGVQDSFANEVYGLAKKKGIVIQTVPKTKLDRLVQGGNHQGLVLTVASFEYADLEQLLDQFDEQGKEPFLLMLDSIEDPHNLGSILRSADATGVDAIIIPKRHATGLTSVVAKTSTGAIDYVPVARVNNLVQTSQLLKKRGYWLFGTDMRGTDYREWNAKGKTVLVIGNEGKGIARLLKEQMDQMLTLPMVGHVQSLNASVATGVLLYQMLNSRNPLK; this is translated from the coding sequence ATGACTTCAATTGATAAAGATTTTGTTTTCGGTCGGCATGCTGGGGTTGATTTCTTAAAGACACAGGATGCTGATCGAATTAACAAGGTGTTTTTACAGCAAGGTGTGCAGGATAGCTTTGCCAATGAGGTCTATGGCTTGGCTAAAAAGAAGGGGATTGTTATTCAAACTGTCCCTAAAACTAAGCTTGACCGGTTAGTGCAGGGGGGCAATCACCAAGGCTTGGTCTTGACTGTTGCCAGCTTTGAATATGCAGACCTAGAGCAACTACTTGATCAATTTGATGAGCAAGGCAAAGAACCGTTTTTGTTAATGCTTGATTCGATTGAAGATCCGCATAACTTGGGTTCAATTTTACGGTCAGCTGATGCAACGGGCGTTGATGCGATTATTATCCCTAAACGGCACGCGACCGGTTTAACGTCTGTTGTTGCTAAGACATCAACGGGAGCAATTGATTATGTGCCAGTTGCGCGCGTTAATAATCTTGTTCAAACCAGTCAGTTGTTGAAAAAACGCGGCTATTGGTTATTTGGCACTGATATGCGGGGCACTGATTATCGTGAGTGGAATGCTAAGGGGAAAACAGTGCTCGTCATTGGTAATGAGGGCAAGGGTATTGCTCGACTTTTGAAAGAGCAAATGGATCAGATGCTCACTTTACCAATGGTGGGCCATGTTCAGTCACTGAATGCTAGTGTGGCAACTGGGGTCTTACTGTATCAGATGCTAAATAGTCGCAATCCACTTAAATAA
- a CDS encoding ribonuclease III domain-containing protein yields the protein MTKIKKLTEEKVNPDTLSGQTLAYLGDAVYELFIRRHLLKGGIVKPQVLQREATHYVSAKAQAALITKLQDEQLLTEDELATFRRGRNAKTHTKAKNTSLATYQLSTGFEAVWGYLDLLEKKDRVRELTTWCIQTVEEGGIDNYDFN from the coding sequence GTGACTAAAATTAAAAAGTTAACGGAAGAAAAAGTTAATCCAGATACGCTTAGTGGACAGACGCTGGCGTATTTAGGGGATGCTGTATACGAGTTATTTATTAGACGACATTTATTAAAAGGCGGCATTGTGAAGCCGCAGGTATTGCAGCGCGAAGCAACACATTATGTTTCGGCTAAGGCGCAGGCAGCGCTGATTACCAAGTTGCAGGATGAGCAGCTACTTACTGAAGATGAACTGGCAACTTTTCGCCGGGGACGAAATGCGAAGACTCATACTAAGGCCAAAAACACGAGCCTAGCAACTTACCAGTTGTCAACGGGCTTTGAAGCTGTATGGGGTTATTTGGATTTGTTAGAGAAAAAAGACCGCGTCCGTGAATTGACAACGTGGTGCATCCAGACTGTTGAGGAAGGCGGGATTGATAACTATGACTTCAATTGA
- the cysS gene encoding cysteine--tRNA ligase gives MKIYNTLTKRKEEFKPLVAGQISMYVCGPTVYNYIHIGNARSVIAFDTIRRYFEYRGYKVNYVSNFTDVDDKMINEARTEGITVPELAARYIKCYLEDTTALNVEPATKHPRATHEIPEIIEFIEQLIKNGYAYEADGDVYYRAKKFKHYGELSSQNIAELEEGASEHVNDEEQQRKEDPIDFALWKKQKQPDEIAWQSPWGLGRPGWHIECSVMSTKYLGKTIDIHGGGQDLEFPHHENEIAQSEAATGQKFVNYWLHNGFVTVGHDEEKMSKSLHNFVTVHDLLKTVDPQVLRFFMASVQYRKQINYSQENLEQAKNILQRFKNTLININYRLEDATSESTSTQLRQAIQETQTKFVTAMDDDINVQNALAAIYDLLPLVNANANSVKADKEALAQAKELLGAWLSIFGIDTAKLIQKSQTSDDKEITALVKARDEARKNKDWAKSDQLRDQLKELGITIQDTPQGTRWTRD, from the coding sequence ATGAAAATTTATAATACTTTGACAAAGAGAAAAGAAGAATTTAAGCCACTAGTTGCAGGACAAATCTCGATGTATGTCTGTGGCCCAACAGTTTATAATTACATTCACATTGGGAATGCACGCAGTGTGATTGCATTTGATACAATTCGGCGATACTTTGAGTATCGCGGATATAAGGTGAACTACGTCTCTAACTTTACAGATGTTGATGACAAGATGATTAATGAAGCGCGAACTGAGGGCATTACTGTGCCAGAACTCGCTGCTCGCTATATTAAATGTTACCTTGAAGATACAACGGCGCTAAATGTGGAGCCAGCAACTAAGCATCCCCGAGCAACTCATGAAATTCCTGAAATTATCGAATTTATTGAACAATTAATTAAAAATGGTTATGCTTATGAAGCTGATGGTGATGTTTATTACCGTGCTAAAAAGTTCAAGCATTATGGTGAATTAAGCAGTCAGAACATTGCCGAACTTGAAGAAGGTGCCTCTGAGCATGTCAATGATGAGGAGCAGCAGCGCAAGGAAGATCCAATCGACTTTGCCCTGTGGAAGAAGCAGAAGCAGCCTGATGAGATTGCGTGGCAATCGCCGTGGGGACTAGGTCGACCAGGTTGGCATATTGAGTGTTCAGTAATGTCGACTAAATATCTGGGCAAGACAATTGATATTCATGGTGGCGGTCAAGACTTGGAATTTCCGCATCATGAAAATGAAATTGCGCAGAGTGAAGCCGCAACAGGTCAAAAGTTTGTCAATTATTGGTTGCACAATGGCTTTGTAACTGTTGGTCATGATGAAGAAAAAATGTCGAAGTCGCTGCATAATTTTGTGACGGTGCATGACTTGCTTAAAACAGTTGACCCACAGGTATTACGCTTCTTTATGGCAAGTGTGCAATACCGCAAGCAAATTAATTACTCACAGGAGAATCTGGAGCAGGCGAAGAATATTTTGCAGCGTTTTAAAAATACGCTAATTAATATTAACTATCGCTTAGAGGATGCCACTTCTGAAAGCACTTCAACCCAATTGCGGCAGGCTATCCAAGAAACGCAAACGAAGTTTGTTACCGCAATGGATGACGATATTAATGTGCAAAATGCTTTAGCAGCGATTTATGATTTGTTGCCGCTAGTTAACGCTAATGCCAATAGCGTGAAAGCTGATAAAGAGGCGTTGGCACAAGCTAAAGAATTATTGGGTGCGTGGCTCAGCATTTTTGGCATTGATACGGCTAAATTAATTCAAAAGTCGCAAACAAGTGATGATAAGGAAATTACGGCATTAGTTAAGGCACGCGATGAGGCACGCAAAAACAAGGATTGGGCTAAGAGCGACCAATTGCGCGATCAATTAAAAGAGCTGGGGATTACAATTCAGGATACCCCACAGGGAACAAGGTGGACACGTGACTAA
- a CDS encoding ABC transporter permease, with the protein MMSKLWTIISETYSRQVKSWSFLSLIFGPFLILAIGMGIGYFTASNGDSSTAKIAVVSSQPALKQAFISQNKKLKVKSAVTSSKQAEKLTKKDDLQGYLVLNEKQGRLQAEFYQGDSDNAPDKEDLAPSINALQTAVNVQQARLTVKQIKELQTRPQLKIKQVTGKANDTTIKMITFMVVTFVVYFVILIYSSIMAQEVVADKGHKIIEIIFSSTTPEKYFCGKVIAILLMIITQMVSYIAFGFIAWPFAQHIKSARNWLTTNQSLIRQILHNLLGSAMLYIILGVTAYVILAAYFGAISKSSANASQAAQWPTMICVVAFILALTYATQPHAVLVKILSYVPLFSSYFMPLRVFGGNVNVIEIIGSLLLLMVAIILAVYYIGKSYGRLMLQQDWSKRKLSLFRRN; encoded by the coding sequence ATGATGAGTAAATTATGGACGATTATTAGCGAAACCTACTCAAGACAAGTTAAGTCATGGAGTTTTCTGTCCTTAATTTTTGGGCCGTTTTTAATTCTGGCTATTGGGATGGGAATAGGCTACTTTACGGCAAGTAACGGCGATTCCAGCACCGCTAAAATTGCGGTAGTTAGTTCGCAGCCGGCGTTGAAACAGGCGTTCATTAGCCAAAATAAGAAATTGAAGGTTAAAAGTGCAGTTACTTCAAGTAAACAAGCAGAAAAGCTAACTAAAAAAGACGATCTGCAGGGCTATCTTGTACTTAATGAAAAACAGGGCAGGTTGCAAGCGGAATTTTATCAAGGCGACTCTGATAATGCGCCTGATAAGGAGGATTTAGCTCCAAGTATTAATGCGTTGCAGACTGCAGTAAATGTTCAGCAGGCTCGTTTAACTGTTAAGCAAATCAAAGAACTGCAAACGCGGCCTCAGCTTAAAATCAAACAGGTTACGGGCAAGGCTAATGACACGACGATTAAAATGATTACGTTTATGGTAGTTACTTTTGTAGTGTATTTCGTGATCTTAATTTATTCCTCAATTATGGCCCAGGAAGTTGTTGCCGATAAGGGACATAAGATTATCGAAATTATCTTTTCGAGCACTACACCTGAAAAATACTTTTGTGGCAAAGTAATTGCTATTTTACTAATGATTATTACCCAAATGGTATCTTATATTGCCTTTGGCTTTATTGCATGGCCTTTTGCACAGCATATAAAGTCTGCACGCAATTGGTTAACTACTAATCAGAGCTTGATTAGACAAATTTTGCATAATTTATTAGGGTCGGCAATGTTGTATATTATTTTGGGCGTGACTGCTTATGTTATTCTGGCAGCGTATTTCGGCGCCATTTCTAAGTCTAGTGCAAATGCGTCTCAGGCGGCACAATGGCCAACAATGATTTGTGTTGTTGCCTTTATTCTGGCACTGACATACGCAACGCAACCTCATGCAGTCTTGGTTAAAATTTTGTCCTATGTACCATTATTTTCATCTTACTTTATGCCTTTGCGGGTATTTGGCGGCAATGTCAATGTGATAGAAATTATAGGTTCATTGCTGCTGTTAATGGTAGCAATTATTCTAGCCGTCTATTATATTGGCAAGAGTTATGGCAGATTGATGTTGCAACAAGACTGGTCAAAACGCAAGCTTAGTTTATTTAGAAGAAATTAA
- a CDS encoding ATP-binding cassette domain-containing protein gives MLKIDHVSKNFGELAALKDVSFTVEPGQILGLIGQNGAGKSTLFHSILNLFSYEGNITWQDQMITESAFDQIGYLPEERSLLPNLTIERQIKYLAKLKDFNASSSLIDDWLKRFEVKGDRKTKIKLLSKGNQQKVQLICTLIHQPKLIILDEPFSGLDPVNAGLLKQAILSAKENGAAIIFSSHNMANVEEVCDQLVMLNLGEIVLRGNVNEVRNQFGKINLFVTTDWTEQQLAELTGVKSVRKLSPQHYLLKLTTPEAGKQIFIQLTQGQYIEQFSQEALSLDEIFRMKAGKNDE, from the coding sequence ATGTTAAAAATTGACCATGTTAGTAAAAATTTCGGTGAACTGGCCGCGCTGAAAGATGTTTCTTTTACTGTTGAGCCAGGGCAAATTCTGGGCTTAATCGGGCAAAACGGTGCGGGAAAGTCAACACTATTTCACAGTATCTTAAATTTATTTTCTTATGAAGGCAATATCACTTGGCAGGACCAGATGATTACTGAATCAGCTTTTGATCAAATCGGTTACTTGCCAGAAGAAAGAAGTCTGCTACCTAATTTGACAATTGAGCGGCAAATTAAGTATCTGGCAAAATTGAAGGACTTTAATGCTAGCTCGAGCTTAATTGATGATTGGCTCAAGCGCTTTGAAGTTAAAGGTGATCGTAAGACCAAGATTAAGCTGCTATCTAAGGGTAATCAGCAGAAAGTGCAGCTAATTTGTACCTTGATTCATCAGCCTAAACTAATTATTCTTGATGAACCTTTCAGCGGTCTTGATCCGGTAAATGCGGGATTGCTCAAGCAAGCAATCTTATCGGCAAAAGAAAATGGCGCCGCGATTATTTTTTCTAGTCATAATATGGCTAATGTCGAAGAAGTCTGTGACCAGCTTGTGATGCTCAACCTAGGGGAGATAGTGCTGCGTGGCAACGTTAATGAGGTGCGCAATCAGTTCGGTAAAATTAATTTGTTTGTGACGACAGATTGGACTGAGCAGCAATTAGCTGAGCTTACTGGTGTGAAAAGTGTGAGAAAGTTGTCGCCGCAACATTATTTACTTAAACTGACAACGCCAGAAGCCGGTAAGCAAATTTTTATTCAGCTAACACAAGGACAATATATTGAGCAGTTCAGTCAAGAAGCACTTAGCTTGGACGAGATTTTCCGGATGAAGGCAGGTAAGAATGATGAGTAA
- a CDS encoding helix-turn-helix transcriptional regulator: MRFGEHLRQARLAKNLTQEQVAQEFAITRQTLSNWENEKSYPDIGSLIKLSDYYQITLDELLKEDSGMRENLEKREVVNNLKQIKKKLVIAVIGMLVVGLSAVLAKDDVSTIAMILFWISDLTLCSALMDVNSFDQSQSLGLEYGWQKFLTSNKGKYVEVILVIGLTIGLSLIIGQVRGVVMSVGLGTGFLVGAWLYRHHKY; the protein is encoded by the coding sequence ATGAGGTTCGGTGAACATCTAAGGCAAGCGCGGCTCGCTAAAAATTTAACGCAGGAACAAGTAGCACAAGAATTTGCCATCACTAGACAGACACTTTCAAATTGGGAGAATGAAAAATCCTATCCCGACATTGGTAGCTTGATTAAGCTAAGCGATTATTACCAGATTACACTTGATGAACTGCTGAAAGAGGATTCTGGGATGCGCGAAAATCTGGAAAAGCGTGAAGTTGTTAATAATCTGAAACAAATTAAGAAAAAACTGGTGATTGCTGTTATCGGAATGTTAGTTGTTGGCTTAAGTGCAGTACTTGCAAAAGATGATGTTTCAACTATAGCAATGATTTTATTCTGGATTAGCGACCTGACGCTGTGCTCAGCCTTGATGGACGTAAATAGCTTTGATCAATCACAATCTTTAGGCTTGGAATATGGCTGGCAGAAATTTTTGACAAGCAATAAAGGAAAATACGTGGAAGTCATATTGGTAATTGGGCTAACAATCGGGTTGAGCCTAATTATTGGCCAAGTTAGAGGCGTTGTCATGTCGGTAGGATTAGGCACCGGATTTTTAGTAGGAGCTTGGTTATATCGCCATCATAAATATTAA
- a CDS encoding SLAP domain-containing protein has translation MKKRVLISLASAALLSVGTVAVVNDGNIQPQMVQAAKKAKTFKIQLKKNAKVYTKRGKRKDKKVLKKGHYYTAYAKVTIHGRKYYRLSKGRYIKATTAKKAKIITVSNPTPVNTSSSFNTSSSVTASTTKNFYVTVNKPTSVYDSKGKSTGITLKKGLKEMTYGTKMINDKKYYLIDGNHYILVSDIDNGNTNSVIDSNNNFKNEIDNGNTNGVTNSNNTSFTNDFENGIGGDKPTQDQINYLLSNSNDKLGYAVYFNNTELGQIKSYLWQKIQDYREQAGYKAYKVNKELDNFVNNAVSSPNGLYDCQYAVDSEDTDNLAGYLPELNKHGMSRTRGFVEPTYYNANEVTVPISFNIKDRQPEHVAQQMFDGLVESTEGQKIIKGYKDNYSFASVGLRYNFKGERSSVGLIFIEVAGNSSEWINYYNEN, from the coding sequence GTGAAAAAGCGAGTATTAATTAGTTTAGCATCAGCAGCTTTATTAAGTGTTGGTACAGTTGCAGTTGTTAATGATGGTAACATTCAGCCGCAAATGGTGCAGGCTGCCAAAAAGGCTAAGACTTTCAAAATTCAACTCAAGAAGAACGCTAAAGTCTACACTAAGCGTGGTAAGCGCAAGGATAAGAAGGTCTTGAAAAAGGGCCATTATTACACCGCCTACGCCAAAGTAACCATTCATGGTAGAAAGTATTACCGCCTTAGCAAAGGACGCTATATCAAGGCGACAACAGCTAAAAAAGCCAAGATAATAACAGTAAGCAATCCAACGCCAGTTAATACTAGTTCTTCATTTAATACTAGCTCTAGTGTTACAGCATCAACTACAAAGAACTTTTATGTAACTGTCAATAAACCAACGTCTGTTTATGACAGCAAAGGCAAGTCAACAGGTATTACTTTGAAAAAGGGGCTAAAGGAAATGACCTATGGCACTAAGATGATTAATGATAAGAAGTATTATTTGATTGATGGTAATCACTATATTTTAGTTAGTGATATTGATAATGGCAATACCAATAGTGTGATAGATAGTAATAATAATTTCAAAAATGAAATTGATAACGGTAATACCAATGGTGTGACAAATAGTAATAACACTAGTTTTACTAACGATTTCGAAAATGGAATTGGTGGAGATAAACCAACGCAAGATCAGATTAATTATTTGTTATCAAATAGCAACGATAAGTTAGGTTATGCAGTTTACTTTAATAATACTGAATTGGGTCAAATTAAGAGTTATCTATGGCAAAAAATTCAAGATTATCGGGAACAGGCTGGGTATAAAGCTTACAAAGTAAATAAAGAGTTGGATAATTTTGTAAATAATGCAGTATCTTCTCCTAACGGTTTATATGATTGCCAATATGCTGTTGACTCTGAAGATACTGATAATTTAGCTGGTTATTTACCAGAGCTCAATAAACACGGAATGTCTAGAACAAGAGGTTTTGTTGAACCTACGTATTACAATGCAAATGAGGTTACTGTTCCTATTTCATTTAATATTAAGGATCGTCAACCAGAACACGTTGCACAACAAATGTTTGATGGACTAGTAGAAAGTACTGAAGGCCAAAAAATTATAAAAGGATATAAAGACAATTATTCTTTTGCTTCTGTTGGATTAAGGTATAATTTTAAAGGAGAGCGCTCCTCTGTTGGCTTAATTTTTATTGAAGTTGCAGGAAATAGTAGTGAGTGGATTAACTATTATAATGAAAATTAA
- a CDS encoding type II toxin-antitoxin system RelE/ParE family toxin, which translates to MKTNKFSWTFSKRGFNKFRKLDKSVQKRIAKWLEEHIQGTSDPRLQGKALEGNLQTYWRYRVGKYRILAEIHDQEFIVLVIKVAKRNDVYKK; encoded by the coding sequence ATGAAGACAAATAAGTTTTCGTGGACTTTTTCTAAACGTGGTTTTAATAAGTTTAGAAAATTAGATAAGTCTGTACAGAAGAGAATTGCAAAATGGCTTGAAGAACATATTCAGGGTACAAGTGATCCAAGGCTTCAGGGTAAAGCTTTAGAAGGTAATCTACAGACATATTGGAGATATAGAGTAGGTAAATATCGAATATTAGCTGAAATTCATGATCAGGAATTTATTGTTTTGGTTATAAAAGTTGCTAAACGTAACGATGTTTACAAAAAGTGA
- a CDS encoding DUF6290 family protein produces MTVTSIRFPENVYNKIKEAADFSGLNVTAYMRDAIIEKIEDQEDYAECVKEAQNMTETVSREEVMKEVFGDEDK; encoded by the coding sequence ATGACAGTTACATCAATACGTTTTCCAGAAAATGTGTACAATAAAATTAAAGAGGCGGCAGATTTTTCAGGATTGAATGTTACGGCATATATGAGAGATGCTATTATTGAAAAAATAGAAGATCAAGAAGATTATGCCGAGTGCGTTAAGGAAGCCCAGAACATGACAGAAACGGTATCACGAGAAGAAGTGATGAAAGAAGTTTTTGGCGATGAAGACAAATAA
- a CDS encoding APC family permease: protein MSKHKQISDKLGFIAIVFLTINLIIGSGIFLTPGTIVRQVGSKSLLVYLLAAVFAAVLALPFASASKYVNKSGSSYAYAKAAFGDKFGFYIGITCYFANDAVWCTSSVGIVKAIIAILGGNPNRFMSITAGLLLLMLLNLIINLFGQQITKYVMNLSTVCKTLSLVVLIVAGAIILMTTGGNYDLSAVDRIREGGKVIVPTVTISTFMMAVVSALYAFSGFEAVASGAEDMEEPEKNLPRAIPLAVILIAFIYIGVLAVAMLLNPNALMKTNQVVALATIFASPLLNNIVLAGALISMLGINFAYSFSAPRFLEAMAREHQLSTHLTKRTKRNFPIRTFFISAAITTLIPMAFQYDLTNLVTLGSIVRFLEFAVVPVAVIQFYRGHNKGEILPANKNLLTDVVASVLSVIIVLFMLVEYNWRVQFGIIVNGQVVGINWYAILAVVFGFVILPLLMYLISRREWQNAE, encoded by the coding sequence ATGAGCAAGCATAAACAAATAAGCGATAAGTTAGGATTTATTGCGATTGTCTTTTTAACAATTAACTTAATTATCGGGTCAGGAATCTTTTTAACTCCTGGTACGATAGTTAGACAGGTGGGGAGTAAGTCACTGCTGGTCTATCTTTTAGCTGCAGTTTTTGCAGCTGTACTAGCATTGCCATTTGCCTCCGCATCTAAATACGTTAATAAATCCGGCTCCTCCTATGCTTATGCTAAAGCCGCATTTGGTGATAAATTTGGCTTTTATATTGGTATTACCTGTTATTTTGCCAATGATGCCGTGTGGTGCACAAGTTCGGTTGGCATTGTTAAGGCAATTATTGCAATTTTAGGTGGCAATCCCAATCGTTTTATGTCGATTACTGCTGGCTTATTGTTATTAATGTTATTGAATTTAATCATCAATTTATTTGGTCAGCAGATCACTAAGTACGTTATGAATTTATCAACAGTTTGTAAGACTTTATCATTAGTAGTTTTAATTGTTGCTGGAGCGATTATCTTAATGACTACTGGTGGTAATTATGATTTGAGCGCAGTTGATCGCATTCGTGAGGGTGGCAAAGTTATCGTTCCGACGGTAACTATTAGCACCTTTATGATGGCAGTCGTTTCGGCACTATATGCTTTTTCGGGTTTTGAAGCCGTGGCATCGGGTGCTGAAGATATGGAAGAACCCGAGAAAAATTTGCCACGGGCAATTCCGTTAGCCGTAATTTTAATTGCTTTCATCTACATTGGCGTTTTAGCAGTGGCTATGCTGCTAAATCCAAATGCTTTAATGAAGACGAATCAAGTGGTAGCACTGGCAACAATTTTTGCCAGTCCATTGTTGAACAACATTGTGTTGGCTGGGGCACTAATCTCAATGCTAGGAATAAATTTTGCTTATAGCTTTAGTGCACCGCGATTTTTGGAGGCAATGGCACGTGAGCACCAACTATCAACGCATTTGACCAAGAGAACTAAGCGTAATTTTCCAATTAGAACGTTTTTTATCTCAGCAGCAATCACGACTTTGATTCCGATGGCCTTCCAGTATGATTTGACTAATTTAGTCACTTTGGGGTCTATCGTCAGATTCTTGGAATTTGCGGTCGTGCCAGTTGCGGTCATTCAATTTTATCGTGGTCATAATAAAGGTGAAATTTTGCCGGCAAATAAGAATTTGCTGACCGATGTGGTGGCATCGGTATTGTCCGTCATCATTGTGCTATTTATGTTAGTCGAGTATAACTGGCGCGTGCAATTTGGCATAATCGTAAATGGTCAAGTAGTTGGCATTAACTGGTACGCAATTTTAGCAGTTGTCTTTGGCTTTGTGATTTTGCCATTATTGATGTATTTGATTTCTCGGCGAGAATGGCAAAACGCAGAATAA
- the gltX gene encoding glutamate--tRNA ligase — protein sequence MAKQKIRVRYAPSPTGHLHIGNARTALFNYLFARHTKGTLVLRIEDTDQKRNVKGGSQSQMENLHWLGIDWDEGPDKGGDFGPYRQSERKDIYNKYIKQLIDEGKAYYSYKTEEELEEQREEQRAMGIAPHYTYEYEGMTADEIKQAQEKAEAKGLTPVVRIHIPEMVTYAWDDIVKGHLSFESDTIGGDFVIQKRDGMPTYNFAVVIDDHLMEITHVLRGDDHISNTPKQLAVYQALGWEPPKFGHMTLIISADTGKKLSKRDESVLQFIEQYRDLGYLPDAMFNFITLLGWSPGGENEIFNQLELIKQFDPERLSKSPATFDQKKLEWINNQYIKKADRDTLLDLSLNNLQEAGLVEQDPTPEKMEWVRQLVNIYSVQMSYTKQIVDLAKIFFDAPKDLSDEEIDEIRKDEARPVIEEFKKQINLISRFTAPQIMNAVQATRRETGIKGRRLFMPIRIATTRSMVGPGVGEAMELLGKARVVEHLDLTLKQMSENGL from the coding sequence TTGGCTAAACAAAAGATTCGTGTAAGATATGCCCCAAGTCCAACGGGACACTTGCACATCGGTAACGCACGGACCGCGCTGTTCAATTACTTGTTTGCGCGGCACACTAAGGGAACTTTAGTGTTAAGAATCGAAGATACAGACCAGAAGCGTAACGTTAAGGGTGGTTCACAGTCACAGATGGAGAATCTGCACTGGTTAGGTATTGACTGGGATGAAGGTCCAGACAAGGGCGGCGACTTTGGCCCGTATCGTCAATCTGAACGTAAAGACATCTATAACAAGTACATCAAGCAATTAATTGATGAAGGTAAGGCATATTACTCATACAAGACTGAAGAAGAGCTTGAAGAGCAACGTGAAGAGCAGCGAGCAATGGGAATTGCTCCGCACTACACTTATGAATATGAAGGTATGACTGCTGATGAAATCAAGCAGGCACAAGAAAAGGCTGAAGCTAAGGGCTTAACGCCAGTTGTCCGGATTCATATTCCAGAAATGGTTACTTATGCTTGGGACGATATTGTTAAGGGCCATTTAAGTTTTGAATCTGACACTATCGGTGGCGATTTTGTTATTCAAAAGCGCGATGGCATGCCAACTTACAACTTTGCAGTTGTTATTGATGACCACTTGATGGAGATTACGCATGTTTTGCGTGGGGATGACCATATCTCAAACACACCTAAGCAGTTAGCTGTTTACCAAGCTCTTGGCTGGGAACCACCAAAGTTTGGTCATATGACTTTAATTATCAGTGCTGATACGGGTAAGAAATTATCTAAGCGTGATGAATCAGTCTTGCAATTTATTGAGCAATATCGTGACCTTGGTTACTTACCAGATGCGATGTTTAACTTCATTACTTTGCTTGGCTGGTCACCGGGTGGTGAAAACGAAATCTTTAATCAACTTGAATTGATTAAGCAATTTGATCCAGAACGGTTGTCCAAGTCCCCAGCTACCTTTGACCAAAAGAAGTTGGAATGGATTAACAACCAGTACATCAAGAAGGCTGATCGTGATACCTTGCTAGACTTGTCATTGAACAACTTGCAAGAAGCTGGCTTAGTTGAGCAAGACCCGACACCAGAAAAGATGGAATGGGTTCGTCAATTAGTTAACATTTATTCAGTACAAATGTCTTATACTAAGCAGATCGTTGACTTGGCTAAAATTTTCTTTGATGCACCAAAGGATTTGAGCGATGAAGAAATTGATGAAATCCGTAAGGATGAAGCTCGTCCTGTAATTGAAGAATTTAAGAAGCAGATTAATTTGATTTCACGCTTTACGGCGCCACAAATTATGAATGCCGTTCAAGCAACTCGACGTGAAACTGGAATTAAGGGCAGACGCTTGTTTATGCCAATTCGAATTGCTACAACTAGATCAATGGTTGGCCCTGGAGTAGGGGAAGCTATGGAACTTTTGGGTAAAGCAAGAGTGGTTGAACACCTTGACTTGACCTTAAAGCAAATGAGCGAAAATGGTCTTTAA